The Pygocentrus nattereri isolate fPygNat1 chromosome 4, fPygNat1.pri, whole genome shotgun sequence genome includes a window with the following:
- the sox7 gene encoding transcription factor SOX-7, translating to MAALITSYSSWPESFECPAAGDGDGVDARVGQRAPADRAPEPRIRRPMNAFMVWAKDERKRLAVQNPDLHNAELSKMLGKSWKALTPTQKRPYVEEAERLRVQHMQDYPNYKYRPRRKKQLKRICKRVDPGFLLTGLGPDQNSLSDPRGCCHPMDKEDEGGVGGSGRFSSPSATLPGVRVFRDPANSSNNFDTYPYGLPTPPEMSPLDAVDHEHSSYYTSNNSITNSSCSSSSSGPEDRRPTPAHMSSPPPYHPDYSHQPPLHCGSTHLGHIPMSHQGSGPTLIPTPPLSYYSASFPQVSVHHGLQGHLGQLSPPPEQGHLENLDQLSQAELLGEVDRDEFDQYLNSTSYHPEQGGMTVTGHIQVTAASTCPSSSSETSLISVLADATAAYYNNYGIS from the exons ATGGCCGCGCTGATCACCTCTTACTCCTCGTGGCCCGAGAGCTTCGAGTGTCCCGCCGCGGGAGACGGAGACGGCGTGGACGCGCGTGTTGGGCAGCGCGCTCCCGCGGACAGGGCGCCGGAGCCACGCATCCGCAGACCCATGAACGCGTTTATGGTGTGGGCCAAGGATGAGCGCAAGAGGCTGGCGGTCCAGAACCCGGACCTACACAACGCAGAGCTCAGCAAGATGCTGG GAAAGTCCTGGAAGGCCCTGACTCCCACGCAGAAAAGGCCGTATGTGGAGGAGGCAGAAAGGCTACGGGTGCAGCACATGCAGGACTACCCGAACTACAAGTACCGTCCCCGTCGGAAGAAGCAGCTGAAGCGTATCTGTAAGCGTGTGGACCCTGGCTTCCTGCTGACTGGCCTGGGCCCTGACCAGAACTCTCTCTCAGACCCGCGTGGTTGCTGTCACCCAATGGACAAAGAGGATGAAGGTGGAGTGGGTGGCAGTGGTAGATTCTCCTCACCCAGTGCAACTCTGCCCGGTGTGAGGGTCTTCAGGGACCCCGCAAACTCCAGCAACAACTTTGACACATATCCTTATGGTCTGCCCACTCCACCTGAGATGTCCCCTCTGGATGCGGTGGACCACGAGCACTCTTCATACTACACCTCCAACAACTCCATCACCAACAGCTCCTGCTCGTCCTCCAGTTCCGGCCCAGAGGATCGACGCCCCACACCGGCTCACATGAGCAGCCCTCCGCCATACCACCCCGATTACTCCCATCAGCCACCTCTCCACTGTGGCAGCACCCATCTGGGCCACATCCCCATGTCCCACCAAGGTAGTGGACCCACCCTTATTCCCACTCCTCCACTCTCATACTACAGTGCTTCGTTCCCTCAGGTATCTGTCCACCACGGCCTCCAGGGCCACTTAGGCCAGCTTTCGCCGCCACCTGAGCAGGGCCACCTAGAGAATTTGGACCAGCTTAGCCAGGCTGAACTTTTGGGAGAGGTGGACCGTGATGAGTTTGACCAGTACCTGAACTCCACCAGCTATCACCCTGAACAGGGCGGGATGACCGTGACGGGACACATCCAGGTAACGGCGGCATCTACCTGCCCcagcagcagctcagaaaccAGTCTCATCTCCGTACTGGCCGACGCAACGGCCgcctactacaacaactacggCATTTCTTAA